From Chryseobacterium sp. IHB B 17019, one genomic window encodes:
- a CDS encoding META domain-containing protein: MKKVLIYFNVLLLAIVVTSCMSTMPTPNPPTPPKNTNNITGKIWKLTELNGRPISLKNPSANPYFRLNTANMRYEGHGGCNGVGGTFEIKPDMMRIKFNQGMSTMIACDDLETERAFVDALLASDNYSVNGNTLTLNKARMAPLAKFVLQTHNAK, encoded by the coding sequence ATGAAAAAAGTACTTATATATTTCAACGTCTTGCTATTAGCAATTGTTGTAACCTCTTGTATGAGCACCATGCCAACACCAAATCCTCCTACACCTCCTAAGAACACAAACAACATCACAGGAAAGATATGGAAGCTTACCGAACTGAACGGACGGCCGATAAGCCTTAAAAACCCAAGTGCAAATCCATATTTCAGGCTGAATACAGCAAATATGAGATATGAAGGGCACGGCGGATGCAACGGAGTAGGCGGAACTTTTGAAATCAAACCGGATATGATGCGTATCAAATTCAATCAGGGGATGTCTACGATGATTGCGTGTGATGATCTGGAAACCGAAAGGGCTTTTGTAGACGCGCTGCTTGCATCAGATAATTATTCTGTAAACGGAAATACACTGACCTTAAACAAAGCCAGAATGGCCCCATTAGCTAAATTTGTTTTGCAGACCCATAACGCGAAATAA